TTGCGCTATTTTACTCACTTCTCGGTCTTCCGATTGCACGGCTTGCCGACCGGCTCAACCGGCGTAACATTATTGCGTTAGCCCTGGCGTTCTGGAGTGCGATGACCTGCTTTTGCGGGATCGCGCAGAGCCTAGCGGGGCTCGCCGCTGCTAGGATCGGTGTCGGCATTGGCGAATCGGCCGGCACTCCGGCATCGCAGTCGCTGATCTCCGACATGTTCAGCAAGAATGAGAGGCCGCGCGCGCTCGGCATCTACGCCGTCGGTACCTATCTCGGCGTCTTCCTGGGCTATTTCATTGGCGGCTATATGAGCCAACATTACGGGTGGCGTGCCGCGTTCTGTTCCGCTGGCCTGCCAGGCCTCTTGCTCGCCATCGTGCTCTGGTTCACCGTGCCAGAGCCGCCGCGCGGCACGGCCTCCGCCGCCAGCGTCGCGTCTGGGACGATCGGACCGACCCTGCGCTTCCTGGCCAAACAACGCAGCTTTGTCATCGTGCTGATCGGCTTCTGCCTGACCTCGTTCACGAGCTATGCCACGTCGGTTTGGACCCCACCCTTCCTGTCACGCGTGCACCATCTTAGCAGTGCCGAGATCGGGTTCTATGCCGGCACCTTCAAGGGCCTTTGCGGGATGGCCGGCACGCTGGCTGGCGGTCTCGTCGTTACGCGGATCAGTCAGCGGGATGATCGCTGGAAGCTATGGGCACCGGCGGTGATGTCGGCGCTGGCTGGACCCGTCTTTGCTGTCTGTATGCTGACTGACAGCTTTCCCTCGATGCTTACCCTGCTTGCGCTTGCCTCGTTCCTGATCGGCTTTCATCTCGGACCGATCTTCGCTATCGGCCAGACTGTTTCCCGTCCCAACATGCGGGCGTTGTCTGCGGCCATCCTTCTGCTGACAGGCACGTGCTTCGGTCAGGGCCTCGGGCCGCTCACCGTGGGGTTGATCAATGATGTGCTGAAGGACGATTTCGGTGTCGATGCGATACGCTACTCTCTTCTATCCGCGAGCCTGACAACACTGCTCGGCGCATCTCTGTTCGCGCTCGCTGCCCGCAATCTCCGTGACGATATTATTCGTGCTTCATAGGTTGGTTGAATTCATCGCTCGATGACGAAGCGCTTAATAGGAGCCGGGCGTCCGACATATTCGTGTTTAGGCCGACGTGAGAAGACTGCGAGTGTCGCGCCAGCACAATTGACGCATCGAAAGCGCGCCGAGGCGGCTTCCAGGTCGATCCTCGGTGATATGCCAGCTCTTGGGGCTCCGCCTGGACCTGATCGCCTCCGCGACGAATGAGCATCGCTGGCACTTCGTTACACAATGAAAGGGAGACTGGCGATGCTCCCGAAACTCTACATTCTCGCTGACGCCGCTAGCATATTTCGTGCGACTAAGCAGGTGTTAACCCTGTTCATTGCCCGACAAGCCCTTCATCGGGCAATCGTCCAAACAAAACTGTTTACCGAGCGAGGCATCCCACGGCTCTACGAGCTAACGGACCTCCTCTCGAAAGCGACCAGTGCCGAGCCGCCACCGGCTCTGGCAGCTCGCTCCGAGGCATTTCAGTTTGCAAGGATTGCGACGGCTCATGTCGCAGGCATTGCCAAAGCTCCAGCAGCCACCGCGCCAGTTTTCCACGCATCGCGTGGAAGAGGCGCCAAGGGGACGAGCACCCACGCGATCTCGATGTACCAGCATCTCAACCGCGTATCGGTCGTTGCACGCGCCATCAAGTACGCGCTGACATCCTTTGCAGCGGGCGCGGCTGTCTCTGTGACATGCGGCCAATCCGACCCAAACACCAATCGATCCTCTGAAATCTCGACCAGCCGCCGCCCGATCGCAACCGCGTTGGCGTAACCCGGACCGGACGCCCTATCCTCGTGATACGGACCCGATAGCTTGATCCAAGTACGCCCCTTGTTGAGGAGACGCAAAATAACTCGCCAACCAGGGTCGGGCTCGAACTGCGGTAGCTTTACTCGACCGACATGATCCAGCACGAGATCTGTAGGGAGAGAATTGAGCAGGTCTTCAAAGCCCATGAGATCGTGAGCCCTCATGTGAAGCTGAACATGCCAGCCGAGCTCCGCTATTCGGTCGGCAAGTGGCTTCATCATGCTCATGGTTGTTGCGCCGGCTTGCACCTGGTTAAACCTGATGCCGCGGATCCCCGTTTCGTTCCAGCGGGCCAGATCCAGGGACGATGCTGTTTCGTCGATGACGATGATCGCGCGGACGCGCCCCTCGAACCTCGACAGCGCCTTCAGCGTGCAGCCGTTGTTCGTGCCGTATAATGACGGTTGCACGATAACACCTCGGGACGTCCCTAGCTGGTCAGCGAACACCCGATACTGCTCGACGGTCGCCGTCCGGTTCGACACGTGCGCGTTGGCTAGACTAGGAAAGGACGCATCCATGACGTGAAAGTGGCAATCGCATGCGTCATCAGAATACTGCTCGAGCCGCTGGCGGCTCAGCTTGCCGCGGAGCGCGGTTCAGACGAGCTTGCCAAGCAATTGGAGTCCTGCAATCGACGGATGGCCGGCGCGATCGCTAAATCAGGCCCGCAGTCGATCGTCAGGATTCAGGAAGCCAACCGCGCGTTCCACCACCTTCTTCTCGACAGCGCTGGTGCGCCTCGATTGTGGACAATCCTGGATACGCTGATCGAAATGCCGATTATCACACGGTCGTTTCAACTGTACACACATGACGAATTGAAACAGAGCCTGCATCAACACGAAGATCTGACACAAGCGGTGGCATCCCGAAACGGTGAGTTGGCGCGGGACATCATGTAACTGCATCTGCGAATGTCACATAGCCGGTTCGTGCGACGCCGCCGAACTTGGCGTAGGGACCAAACCCAGACGCCTTCGGACCTAGACGAGTAGAACGCATTGGAGGGGACTAGCGTCGGTACTCGCGCGTGGGCCCTGAATGCGTGCTCTCACAAGGTGTTGGGGGACTCGGGGAGAAGGATTGGCTGTCGATTCATGACTCATGCCGCCAACGGGTGCTGCTGCGATCGACTCGCGGGCGTATTGAGAGGCTCCGACCACACCCCACCGTGACACGGCCTTCACATTCAGCCTTAATCGTTTGCCGTTTTCCGCTGCAATTCGGCGCTATGATGTGGGTGAAGCAGTGGCAGCTGATGCCAAGATCCGTCTAAGAGCCTGATGCGAAACTAAAATCTGCCTCGAATGTGCGGACACTCTATCCGCCAGTTGTACGATTTTACCAGTCTCCGATCATGGGCTGCTTCGCGGGCGATATTGCGCGGTTGCCAAATTGTGAAAGCCGGTTGGGCTGCTCTCAGCAACGTACGATCGATAGGACAATGTGCGGTGGTAGGACCTCACTTGCTGTTCCGCAGATGACATATCTCGCCGTGACACGGGCAGACGCGTACGACCTCTTGGCCTGTCGGATCGCGGGCAAGTGCCGCGACGTTCGCGAGGATGTCAATTCGCTCGCCTGGGAGTCCTGGCCGGAGGGGCTTCAAGCTTCTGACCAGGAATCGAAGGGCACATGTGGCAACGATGAGTACATGCCGCACGCCAATTGTCGCTGTGTCGAAACGCGTCCAAAATCCTGGCGTTTGGCCAGGCCGACTAGGGACGAATCTTCGATGGAGCGAACCCAAACTCCTTCGCAAACCTCCGAGAGAAGTGCGCGAGATTCGTAAATCCCCAATAGTAAGCAATCTCCGAAACCGATGCCTTCAGGGGATCGCGCCTGAGGAGATACTCCTTGCAGCGTTCGAGTCGCAAACGCATGATCGTCTCAGAAAGAGACTCTGGCTCATCTCCAAAAAGCCGATGAAGCTGGCGTACGCCAAGCCCCATTTCGTCGGCTATAAATTTCGGCCCCAGCTTCGGATTGCGAAGATTAGCCATGATAAGCTGCTTGATCCGCTCTATCGTCAGCAGCTGATAGTTTGTACGGCTGCCTCTGATAGTCTCATAGGCAAGTTCCAGTCCTTTCCAAACCTCATCTTCTATCGTCTGATCGAGATCGCAGTCCTCAGCAAACGGATGATGCCGCCGCAGGATCTTTCGCAGACTCTCTGATACATATCGGCCGGCTCCAACCGCACCATCGAAACAGAACGTCTTGCTGAGATTCCAGGCAGGGAAGCGTTGCCGAAAGTCATCACCGCGAAGCTCGAATATGACGTGCCGCATGTCCCCCGGGAAGCCGTGCATGTAGGGTTGATTGGTGTCGTAGAGAACGCAGTCTCCCTCGTTAAGTACGAGACAGTCGTTGGCCCTGTTGACGAACGCCTTGCCGCGGCTCAGGAGGGTAAGGAATACCGCATCCTTCTCGACCCTGCGGATCAGGTCGGGAGTGCGCTCGACGACATGCTGCCCACCCGCGATATCGATCAGTTTCATTGCGCCAAAATCGACGTATTGAAACTGGGCCTGAAGCCCGGTTGGCTCAAGCGACGTGCACCGAAGCCCGACGACCCTGTCAGCGCACTTCTCTTCCCAGAAGCTGATACGCCGGGGCGGAGGAACCGCAGCGGTATCAAATTTGATAGGCCGTCCCGCGCGGCCCTCCGCAAGGCAGGCTGCTTGCATGTCCCCTCCCGGTCATACCCGCATATTTTTCGATATGCTAACCGGTCGCGCCAACCGCTTCAATGGCCATGATGCCGTCCGCTTGCCTTCACAAAAGCAGGACAAGTCGAACGCTCGCTCCAAACGACCGAAAATTGTGTTCTCCGGCCCTGTCAACCCTAGTCAATATCATCCTTGAGTTACGATGATTTTCACGTCGGCCGGGTTGCTCAGCAAGCGCTCGAAGCCATCTCGCACGACGTCTCCCAGCTGGATTTGTCGCGTTACGATGCGTGACGGATCGAACAGGCCAGCAGCGACCAGGGCGATGAGATCCGGGTAAACGTGCCGGTAGCCGACACTTGAGATGAGATCGATTTCCCGATTCACCAAGCCGAAAGCGTTCACGGTAGGCGGTTTCCCGAAAAGGCCAACAAGGACAAGACGCCCGCCCTTTCGCAACACTTCGAACGCACCTGTGAGGGTCGACTGAACGCCGACGGCTTCGAAAGAGATGTCGACGTCCTGGACATGGTCGGACAGAGAATCACGATTGGTATTCACCGCGATTGTCGCACCAAGGTCAGCGGCCATCTGGAGGCGCGCATCGGAAAGATCGCTGACTGCGATCTCGCGCGCACCCGCGAGCTTTGCCAGTTGAACGATCAAGAGTCCAATGGGGCCAGCGCCCACCACCGCACAACGCATCCCGGCACCCAAGCCGCTCCGCCGCAGGGCGTGAAGGGCGACGGCTGCAGGTTCGAGAATGGCAGCCTGGGTAAAGGAGACCTCATCAGGTAGCGCGTGGGCCATGTAGGCAGGAATCGTCGCCTCCTCGGCCATGCCGCCATCGCCCATGAGCCCGGCAAAGCCCATCGACTCGCAAAGATTGTAGTCCCCGCGTTGGCAAGCGCTGCAGCTTCCGCATCGGTACTCCGGCTCGACGACGACCCGTTGCCCCATGCGGAAGCCGGTCACACTGCTGCCCACCTCGCTCACAGTGCCGCAGAACTCGTGCCCCAACACGATCGGCGCCTTGCGCCGCGATAACGGATGCTCCTGCAGGACCGGAATCGCGTGAGGCCCATTCACGTATTCGTGGAGATCGCTTCCACAAATTCCGCATTTTGCGACCTTGATGCGAAGTTCATGGGCTGAGAGCGCGGCGCTATGTCGAGCCTCTACTCTGATATCTCGCGCGCCATACCAAACGGCGGCGGCAAACCGACGGTCGTCCACGGTGAACCTCAGCGGAACAGCTTGTCAATGTAGGCCGCGCCGATGCCGACCTTGTCGTAGTGTTTGCGGGCCAGATCGATGTACGTGTGCACGTCGAAATAGCCGTCTGGATCACCATTCTCGTTTAGCCAGATGAGGGGGCCGGTCACATTGAACTGAACCCGCATCGGCTCATCACTCTCATACGCGACCAGCGTATGACCTTCGCCGGGGGTTTCGTAGACGAAATCACCCGCGGTCGCGGTCCAGTCGTGCTCGAGATAGCCCCACTTGCCGGAAATCGTGTAGGCGAAAACCTGATGAGGATGGTAGTGGCGATTTACTAACCCGGCCTTCTTGGCCATCAGGATGTCGCACCATCGGTTTTGCGACGGTGAGATCCAGAGGGGACGCGTTGAAACGGTTTCCGTGAGTGGGACGTAATAGCGCTCGTCGTTGATGGGCGCGTTCGGAATGTAGACTTCAGGTTGCGCGTCTGGCTGGAAGATCTTTTCAATCGGCTTGATGTTTCTCCAGAACTCTTTTGTCGCCGCCTCGGGCATCGGAATCCTCCACTTGAATTGAGGCTGGCACCTTTACATGAACGTCGCGGAAGCTGTTGCGAGGCGGTTTGATCCAGAGCGGCCGATCGTTTTGCTCACAGCGACATGCATGGTTCTGGCTTGGGACAACGCGGGGAGCCTCGGCTATGAAACCGAGCCGCTTCTTCAGCGAGCCGGCCCAGCACAGGCTTGTCGCGGGTGCGGATATGGCGGGCAATGCAGGTCAAGAAGCATGGCCAAAGAAACACAGGAGGGGGAATATGGACAGTAAGCGTCTCACAGGTATGACGCGTCGGTCGGTCTTGGCGGCGGGTGTGGCGGCGCTTGCAGCCCCCGCAGTTTTGCGGGCGAAGTCGTCCGGCACGATCAAGATCGGATTTGTGAGTCCGCGGACCGGGCAGCTCAGTCAATTCGGCGAGACCGACGAATATGCTCTCAATTGGATTCGTAAGTTCCTCGGAGACGGTCTCGAAATCCGGGGCAAGAAGTATCCAATCGAGATCCTCGACCGTGACGCACAGTCGAACCCCAATCGCGCCTCCGAGCTCGCCGGCGAATTG
This region of Bradyrhizobium sp. SZCCHNS1050 genomic DNA includes:
- a CDS encoding MFS transporter; amino-acid sequence: MADLASSAATARAATLTPPTRRYFVLGLLTIVYGLNFLDRTIFNVLIEPIKREFALSDTIMGLLAGFGFALFYSLLGLPIARLADRLNRRNIIALALAFWSAMTCFCGIAQSLAGLAAARIGVGIGESAGTPASQSLISDMFSKNERPRALGIYAVGTYLGVFLGYFIGGYMSQHYGWRAAFCSAGLPGLLLAIVLWFTVPEPPRGTASAASVASGTIGPTLRFLAKQRSFVIVLIGFCLTSFTSYATSVWTPPFLSRVHHLSSAEIGFYAGTFKGLCGMAGTLAGGLVVTRISQRDDRWKLWAPAVMSALAGPVFAVCMLTDSFPSMLTLLALASFLIGFHLGPIFAIGQTVSRPNMRALSAAILLLTGTCFGQGLGPLTVGLINDVLKDDFGVDAIRYSLLSASLTTLLGASLFALAARNLRDDIIRAS
- a CDS encoding amidohydrolase family protein — its product is MDASFPSLANAHVSNRTATVEQYRVFADQLGTSRGVIVQPSLYGTNNGCTLKALSRFEGRVRAIIVIDETASSLDLARWNETGIRGIRFNQVQAGATTMSMMKPLADRIAELGWHVQLHMRAHDLMGFEDLLNSLPTDLVLDHVGRVKLPQFEPDPGWRVILRLLNKGRTWIKLSGPYHEDRASGPGYANAVAIGRRLVEISEDRLVFGSDWPHVTETAAPAAKDVSAYLMARATTDTRLRCWYIEIAWVLVPLAPLPRDAWKTGAVAAGALAMPAT
- a CDS encoding FCD domain-containing protein is translated as MKVAIACVIRILLEPLAAQLAAERGSDELAKQLESCNRRMAGAIAKSGPQSIVRIQEANRAFHHLLLDSAGAPRLWTILDTLIEMPIITRSFQLYTHDELKQSLHQHEDLTQAVASRNGELARDIM
- a CDS encoding helix-turn-helix domain-containing protein — its product is MQAACLAEGRAGRPIKFDTAAVPPPRRISFWEEKCADRVVGLRCTSLEPTGLQAQFQYVDFGAMKLIDIAGGQHVVERTPDLIRRVEKDAVFLTLLSRGKAFVNRANDCLVLNEGDCVLYDTNQPYMHGFPGDMRHVIFELRGDDFRQRFPAWNLSKTFCFDGAVGAGRYVSESLRKILRRHHPFAEDCDLDQTIEDEVWKGLELAYETIRGSRTNYQLLTIERIKQLIMANLRNPKLGPKFIADEMGLGVRQLHRLFGDEPESLSETIMRLRLERCKEYLLRRDPLKASVSEIAYYWGFTNLAHFSRRFAKEFGFAPSKIRP
- a CDS encoding 2,3-butanediol dehydrogenase; the protein is MDDRRFAAAVWYGARDIRVEARHSAALSAHELRIKVAKCGICGSDLHEYVNGPHAIPVLQEHPLSRRKAPIVLGHEFCGTVSEVGSSVTGFRMGQRVVVEPEYRCGSCSACQRGDYNLCESMGFAGLMGDGGMAEEATIPAYMAHALPDEVSFTQAAILEPAAVALHALRRSGLGAGMRCAVVGAGPIGLLIVQLAKLAGAREIAVSDLSDARLQMAADLGATIAVNTNRDSLSDHVQDVDISFEAVGVQSTLTGAFEVLRKGGRLVLVGLFGKPPTVNAFGLVNREIDLISSVGYRHVYPDLIALVAAGLFDPSRIVTRQIQLGDVVRDGFERLLSNPADVKIIVTQG
- a CDS encoding 2,4'-dihydroxyacetophenone dioxygenase family protein: MPEAATKEFWRNIKPIEKIFQPDAQPEVYIPNAPINDERYYVPLTETVSTRPLWISPSQNRWCDILMAKKAGLVNRHYHPHQVFAYTISGKWGYLEHDWTATAGDFVYETPGEGHTLVAYESDEPMRVQFNVTGPLIWLNENGDPDGYFDVHTYIDLARKHYDKVGIGAAYIDKLFR